Proteins from a single region of Streptomyces sp. Tu 3180:
- a CDS encoding STAS domain-containing protein: protein MAGELDDVSGAELIDTVVARLTGEAPPREVRLDFRDLVRIDPLGLSALLMIHRHTSAARVALRLDNRPVVLDRILHQTNVLEHLTAAFTADGAREDPGDTAGPPAP, encoded by the coding sequence GTGGCCGGAGAACTCGACGACGTCAGCGGCGCGGAGCTGATCGACACCGTGGTCGCCCGTCTGACCGGGGAGGCGCCGCCGCGCGAGGTGCGGCTGGACTTCCGCGATCTGGTGCGCATCGACCCGCTGGGCCTGTCGGCGCTGCTGATGATCCACCGTCACACCAGCGCCGCCCGCGTCGCCCTGCGCCTGGACAACCGGCCCGTGGTCCTCGACCGCATCCTCCACCAGACCAACGTGCTGGAGCATCTCACCGCCGCGTTCACGGCGGACGGGGCGCGGGAGGACCCGGGCGACACGGCCGGGCCCCCGGCCCCCTGA
- a CDS encoding polyprenyl synthetase family protein → MRRTQVEDHHAEGPLLVARPVPRSAPSGRPRREGVPDEEPDVPSYAAQALLPAGIGGALAVDRDVPAAVGRVLDHVLADRVARARAVDPLSGDDLAGRVARFTQAGGKRVRPRFVWWALRACGGGDGPSVTAALRIGAALELLQTCALVHDDVMDGSALRRGRPALHADVAAQYGDAAPRARAERLGDGAAILAGDLALAWADDLLAETPLAPRTARAVRRLWADMRTEMVAGQYLDLHGQATGSRSLPRALHAACLKSALYSVERPIALGTALAGADEATRAALCSAGRCAGLAFQLRDDLDDVFGDPRHTGKPAGGDIREGKPTYLVALARARAEAAGDHRALDVLERSLGQGALTRAGLEEVREVLTGTGARDAVETRIGRLVARALRHADDALLDPVGGPRLRLLLASAANGAAPPPDTPPHGAEPDPAGSVPPPAGGAEGAGR, encoded by the coding sequence ATGCGCCGCACACAGGTGGAGGATCACCACGCGGAGGGACCGCTGCTCGTCGCGCGCCCGGTGCCCCGGTCGGCACCCTCCGGCCGGCCGCGGCGCGAGGGCGTGCCGGACGAGGAGCCCGACGTGCCGTCGTACGCGGCGCAGGCCCTGCTTCCGGCGGGGATCGGCGGCGCGCTCGCCGTGGACCGGGACGTGCCCGCCGCGGTCGGCCGCGTGCTCGACCACGTGCTGGCCGACCGGGTCGCCCGCGCGCGGGCCGTGGACCCGCTGTCCGGCGACGACCTGGCCGGGCGGGTCGCGCGCTTCACCCAGGCGGGCGGCAAGCGCGTCCGCCCGCGTTTCGTCTGGTGGGCGCTGCGCGCCTGCGGCGGCGGTGACGGCCCCTCGGTCACCGCGGCCCTGCGGATCGGCGCGGCGCTCGAACTCCTGCAGACCTGTGCGCTCGTCCACGACGACGTGATGGACGGCTCGGCGCTGCGCCGCGGGCGGCCCGCCCTGCACGCCGACGTCGCCGCCCAGTACGGGGACGCGGCACCGCGGGCCCGTGCCGAGCGCCTCGGCGACGGGGCCGCGATCCTCGCCGGGGACCTGGCGCTCGCCTGGGCGGACGACCTCCTGGCCGAGACCCCGCTCGCGCCCCGGACCGCGAGGGCGGTGCGCCGTCTGTGGGCCGACATGCGGACGGAGATGGTGGCCGGCCAGTACCTGGACCTGCACGGCCAGGCCACGGGCTCGCGTTCCCTGCCGCGCGCGCTGCACGCCGCCTGCCTCAAGAGCGCCCTGTACTCCGTGGAACGGCCGATCGCCCTCGGCACCGCCCTCGCGGGTGCGGACGAGGCCACCCGGGCGGCGCTGTGCTCGGCCGGCCGCTGCGCCGGCCTGGCCTTCCAGCTCCGCGACGACCTCGACGACGTGTTCGGCGACCCGCGGCACACCGGCAAGCCGGCGGGCGGGGACATCCGCGAGGGGAAGCCGACGTATCTCGTCGCCCTCGCCCGCGCCCGGGCCGAGGCCGCCGGCGACCACCGTGCCCTGGACGTGCTGGAACGTTCACTCGGCCAGGGCGCGCTCACCCGGGCCGGTCTGGAGGAGGTGCGGGAGGTCCTGACGGGCACCGGTGCCCGCGACGCGGTCGAGACGAGGATCGGCCGGCTGGTGGCCCGGGCGTTGCGGCACGCCGACGACGCCCTCCTCGATCCGGTCGGCGGACCGCGGCTGCGCCTGCTGCTGGCCTCCGCCGCGAACGGGGCGGCGCCCCCGCCGGACACCCCTCCCCACGGCGCGGAGCCGGACCCGGCCGGGTCCGTCCCGCCGCCCGCCGGCGGGGCCGAGGGGGCCGGTCGATGA
- a CDS encoding NAD(P)/FAD-dependent oxidoreductase, whose protein sequence is MPDAVVIGAGPNGLVAANLLADAGWSVEVLEEQPEPGGAVRHDRGVDPGFVSDLFSSFYPLAAASPVIAGLRLEDHGLRWSHAPHVLAHPLSDGRCAVLDRRVDVTADSLETFAPGDGDAWRRLHDVWRRLRPDLLDALFTPFPPVRSAARLAVRLRGTGGLRMARTLVLPVRRLGEEEFRGEGGGLLLAGNALHADLAPEAAGSGGFGWLMSMLGQTYGFPVPAGGSGALTEALARRLRARGGVLRCGQRVDRIVVRGGRATGVRTAGGETVAAGRAVLADVAVPALYGELVGPEHLPAQLLSDLERFQWDFATFKVDWALDGPVPWRCEQAAGAGTVHLADGIDELTRFAAQVAMRQVPDRPFCLFGQMTTSDPSRSPRGTESAWAYTHVPHDITGDAGDEGLTGTWDTKEQEIMADRVERQVERFAPGFRARIRSRRVLGPPTLQSLDRNLRQGAINGGTAAMHQQLFFRPIPGTGRPETPVKGLYLASAGAHPGGGVHGAPGANAARAVLRRHRAPGLARAQRLLARRDRGGRRQPDAGGPAGDG, encoded by the coding sequence GTGCCTGACGCCGTGGTGATCGGGGCCGGCCCCAACGGGCTGGTCGCGGCGAACCTGCTGGCCGACGCGGGCTGGAGCGTGGAGGTGCTGGAGGAGCAACCCGAACCCGGCGGCGCGGTGCGCCACGACCGGGGCGTCGACCCCGGTTTCGTCAGCGACCTGTTCAGCTCCTTCTACCCGCTCGCCGCCGCCTCCCCGGTCATCGCCGGACTGCGCCTGGAGGACCACGGGCTGCGCTGGAGCCACGCCCCGCACGTCCTCGCCCACCCGCTGAGCGACGGCAGGTGCGCGGTGCTCGACCGCCGCGTCGACGTCACCGCCGACTCCCTGGAGACCTTCGCGCCGGGCGACGGGGACGCCTGGCGCCGGCTGCACGACGTGTGGCGGCGCCTGCGCCCGGACCTGCTGGACGCCCTGTTCACCCCGTTCCCGCCGGTCCGCTCCGCGGCCCGGCTGGCCGTCCGGCTGCGCGGCACGGGCGGGCTGCGCATGGCGCGCACCCTGGTGCTGCCCGTGCGCCGCCTGGGGGAGGAGGAGTTCCGGGGGGAGGGCGGCGGACTGCTGCTGGCCGGCAACGCGCTCCACGCCGACCTGGCACCGGAGGCCGCGGGCAGCGGCGGCTTCGGCTGGCTGATGTCGATGCTCGGCCAGACCTACGGCTTCCCCGTCCCGGCCGGCGGCTCCGGCGCCCTCACCGAGGCCCTGGCCCGCCGTCTTCGCGCGCGCGGCGGTGTGCTGCGCTGCGGACAGCGGGTCGACCGGATCGTGGTGCGCGGCGGCCGGGCGACGGGGGTGCGCACGGCCGGCGGCGAGACGGTCGCCGCCGGGCGCGCGGTCCTCGCGGACGTGGCCGTGCCCGCCCTGTACGGCGAACTCGTCGGCCCCGAGCACCTTCCCGCCCAGCTGCTGTCCGACCTGGAGCGCTTCCAGTGGGACTTCGCCACCTTCAAGGTCGACTGGGCGCTCGACGGCCCGGTGCCCTGGCGGTGCGAACAGGCCGCGGGCGCCGGAACCGTCCACCTCGCGGACGGCATCGACGAACTCACCCGCTTCGCGGCCCAGGTGGCCATGCGCCAGGTCCCGGACCGCCCCTTCTGCCTGTTCGGCCAGATGACCACCTCCGACCCGTCCCGCTCCCCGCGGGGCACCGAGTCCGCCTGGGCCTACACCCACGTACCGCACGACATCACCGGCGACGCGGGCGACGAGGGGCTCACCGGGACCTGGGACACCAAGGAGCAGGAGATCATGGCCGACCGCGTCGAGCGCCAGGTCGAACGCTTCGCGCCCGGCTTCCGCGCCCGGATCCGGAGCCGGCGCGTCCTCGGCCCGCCGACGCTCCAGTCCCTGGACCGGAACCTGCGGCAGGGCGCCATCAACGGCGGCACCGCGGCCATGCACCAGCAGCTGTTCTTCCGCCCGATCCCGGGTACCGGACGCCCCGAGACACCCGTGAAGGGCCTGTACCTGGCGTCCGCCGGCGCCCATCCGGGCGGCGGCGTCCACGGCGCGCCGGGCGCCAACGCCGCGCGCGCGGTGCTGCGCAGGCACAGGGCCCCGGGCCTGGCCCGGGCGCAGCGGCTGCTGGCGCGCCGCGACCGCGGCGGCCGCAGGCAGCCGGACGCGGGAGGGCCGGCCGGTGACGGATGA
- a CDS encoding SDR family oxidoreductase yields the protein MKDNPLSRRTVVVTGAARGVGAALARDLSRRGARLALLGHEGALLEAVADGLPTAALVREVDITDEAALADAAGLIRTRLGTPSAVVANAGVAEGGPFATSDPAQWRRVIDVNLTGSAATARAFLPDLLETKGYYLQVASLASIGAAPMMSAYCASKAGVEAFAHSLRAEVAHRGVAVGIGYLNWTDTDMIRDADRHPVLRELRGHMPPPARRVYPVDQVAARLGSAVERRSTAVYVPRWLRLAQGARAALPPVVLRVARRELARLEAEDPLRHTGPLGAGGEADRAAARADT from the coding sequence ATGAAGGACAACCCGCTGAGCCGCCGCACCGTCGTGGTGACCGGCGCCGCGCGCGGCGTCGGAGCGGCCCTGGCCCGCGACCTCTCCCGGCGCGGCGCCCGGCTGGCGCTGCTCGGCCACGAGGGGGCGCTCCTGGAGGCGGTGGCGGACGGCCTGCCCACGGCGGCCCTGGTCCGCGAGGTCGACATCACCGACGAGGCCGCCCTCGCGGACGCGGCCGGCCTGATCAGGACGCGCCTGGGCACCCCCTCGGCCGTCGTGGCCAACGCCGGCGTCGCCGAAGGGGGTCCGTTCGCCACCTCCGACCCCGCCCAGTGGCGGCGCGTGATCGACGTCAACCTGACCGGCAGCGCGGCCACGGCCCGCGCCTTCCTGCCGGACCTGCTGGAGACGAAGGGCTACTACCTCCAGGTCGCCTCACTGGCCTCGATCGGCGCCGCGCCGATGATGAGCGCCTACTGCGCCTCCAAGGCGGGGGTGGAGGCGTTCGCCCACTCCCTGCGCGCCGAGGTCGCGCACCGCGGCGTGGCCGTGGGCATCGGCTACCTGAACTGGACCGACACCGACATGATCCGCGACGCGGACCGCCACCCCGTCCTGCGCGAGCTGCGCGGCCACATGCCGCCGCCGGCCCGGCGCGTGTACCCGGTGGACCAGGTCGCCGCCCGGCTCGGCTCGGCCGTGGAACGCCGGAGCACGGCCGTGTACGTGCCCCGCTGGCTGCGCCTGGCGCAGGGGGCGCGGGCCGCGCTGCCCCCCGTCGTGCTGCGGGTGGCCCGCCGCGAGCTGGCCCGGCTGGAGGCCGAGGACCCCCTGCGGCACACCGGTCCCCTGGGCGCCGGAGGGGAGGCCGACCGGGCGGCCGCCCGCGCGGACACCTGA
- a CDS encoding FAD-dependent oxidoreductase: MTPSRRPDAARRGRDRRARVLTPPPGARRIEGARPTTAVIGGGIAGLAAATALAERGAAVTLYERRPFLGGRVGGWPVDLNDGTPVTMSRGFHAFFRQYYNLRGLLRRTDPGLERLTGLPDYPLRHSDGLRDGFRHVPRTPPWSALGFVALSPSFGLRDLRRMNPAAALPLFDVRVPEVYERLDGISAHDFLDAVRFPPAARHLAFEVFSRSFFADPRQLSAAEMVLMFHIYFLGSAEGLLFDVPDAPFPAALWEPLAGYLLRHGAEVRTSTAVETVDPLAGGGYEVATADGARRHDTVVLALDVAGLRSLVARSGRLGDGPWRERVARLRNAPPFLVTRLWLDRPVAPDRPGFLGTGGYDSLDNISVLDRYEDEAARWAARTGGSVVELHAYALPPGASRETEQKRLVDQLHRVYPETRGAGIVDARHEWQADCPLFPVGGHAGRPTVRTPDPGLVVAGDLVRTDLPVALMERAATTGFLAANALLERWGVRGQTLWTVPDRGRGAVLRGLARWGERRLD, from the coding sequence ATGACCCCCTCCCGTCGTCCGGACGCCGCCCGCCGCGGCCGGGACCGCCGCGCCCGCGTGCTGACGCCGCCCCCCGGGGCGCGCCGGATCGAGGGCGCTCGTCCGACGACCGCCGTCATCGGCGGCGGCATCGCCGGACTGGCCGCCGCGACCGCGCTGGCCGAGCGCGGAGCGGCCGTGACGCTCTACGAGCGCCGGCCCTTCCTGGGCGGGCGGGTCGGCGGATGGCCGGTCGACCTGAACGACGGCACCCCGGTCACCATGAGCCGCGGCTTCCACGCGTTCTTCCGCCAGTACTACAACCTGCGCGGCCTGTTGCGCCGCACCGACCCCGGTCTGGAACGGCTCACCGGCCTGCCGGACTACCCGCTGCGCCACAGCGACGGACTGCGGGACGGCTTCCGCCACGTCCCGCGCACCCCGCCCTGGAGCGCGCTCGGCTTCGTGGCGCTCAGCCCCTCCTTCGGCCTGCGCGACCTGCGCCGCATGAACCCGGCCGCGGCACTCCCGCTGTTCGACGTCCGGGTGCCCGAGGTGTACGAACGCCTCGACGGCATCAGCGCCCACGACTTCCTCGACGCCGTCCGCTTTCCGCCCGCCGCCCGCCACCTGGCGTTCGAGGTGTTCTCCCGCAGCTTCTTCGCCGACCCGCGGCAGCTCTCGGCGGCCGAGATGGTGCTGATGTTCCACATCTACTTCCTCGGCTCCGCCGAGGGCCTGCTGTTCGACGTGCCCGACGCGCCCTTTCCCGCGGCCCTGTGGGAACCGCTCGCCGGATACCTGCTCCGGCACGGTGCCGAGGTCCGCACCTCCACGGCCGTCGAGACGGTCGACCCCCTCGCCGGCGGCGGCTACGAGGTCGCCACCGCCGACGGGGCACGGCGCCACGACACCGTCGTGCTCGCCCTGGACGTCGCGGGACTGCGGTCCCTGGTCGCCCGTTCCGGCCGGCTGGGCGACGGCCCGTGGCGGGAACGCGTCGCACGCCTGCGCAACGCCCCGCCGTTCCTCGTCACCCGCCTGTGGCTGGACCGGCCCGTCGCCCCGGACCGGCCCGGCTTCCTGGGCACCGGCGGGTACGACAGCCTCGACAACATCAGCGTGCTGGACCGCTACGAGGACGAAGCGGCCCGCTGGGCCGCCCGCACCGGGGGCTCCGTGGTCGAGCTCCACGCGTACGCGCTGCCCCCCGGGGCCTCCCGGGAGACCGAGCAGAAGCGGCTGGTCGACCAGCTGCACCGCGTCTACCCGGAGACGCGCGGGGCCGGGATCGTCGACGCCCGCCACGAGTGGCAGGCCGACTGCCCCCTGTTCCCCGTCGGGGGCCACGCCGGCCGGCCGACCGTGCGCACGCCGGACCCCGGACTGGTGGTGGCCGGTGACCTGGTGCGCACCGACCTGCCCGTGGCGCTGATGGAACGCGCGGCGACGACCGGGTTCCTGGCCGCCAACGCCCTGCTGGAGCGCTGGGGGGTGCGCGGGCAGACGCTGTGGACCGTGCCCGACCGGGGGCGCGGCGCCGTGCTGCGGGGTCTGGCCAGGTGGGGGGAGAGACGGCTGGACTGA
- a CDS encoding DUF5914 domain-containing protein codes for MNTGSTGGRRRLPLSLRRRAVPWERQRPTWREARPAVISGALKRAQARPSGNWYVVGASRDVRGDRPLARTVAGQEVVVWRDAGGRAVAGPGICPHLGAPLRDSPVRCGTLVCHWHGLALDGGSFAGWEPFPAHDDGVLVWVRLDAVGGEAPLDAPVVPRRPPGARAVSAVYTGVGTCEPEDVVANRLDPWHGAWFHPYSFVDLTVVGSPDGTDASVDAFTVDVSFKVAGRLVVPVRAVFTAPEPRTVVMHITEGEGAGSVVETHAVPLGPDDRGRPRTAVVEAVVAASDRPGFAVARGAAPLLRPLVRAAAGRLWRDDLAYAERRWALRATGRFPG; via the coding sequence GTGAACACCGGATCCACGGGCGGGCGCCGGCGCCTGCCCCTGTCCCTGCGCAGGCGCGCGGTGCCGTGGGAGCGGCAGCGTCCCACCTGGCGCGAGGCACGGCCCGCCGTGATCTCCGGGGCGCTGAAGCGGGCCCAGGCGCGTCCGTCGGGCAACTGGTACGTCGTGGGGGCCTCCCGCGACGTGCGCGGCGACCGTCCGCTGGCGCGCACCGTGGCGGGACAGGAGGTGGTGGTGTGGCGGGACGCCGGCGGCCGTGCGGTCGCCGGGCCCGGGATCTGCCCCCACCTGGGGGCGCCCCTGCGGGACAGCCCCGTGCGCTGCGGCACGCTGGTGTGCCACTGGCACGGACTCGCCCTGGACGGCGGCTCCTTCGCGGGCTGGGAGCCGTTCCCGGCGCACGACGACGGCGTGCTGGTGTGGGTCCGGCTGGACGCGGTGGGCGGCGAGGCGCCGCTGGACGCGCCCGTGGTGCCGCGGCGGCCCCCCGGGGCGCGGGCCGTGTCGGCCGTGTACACCGGGGTGGGGACCTGCGAGCCCGAGGACGTGGTGGCCAACCGCCTGGACCCCTGGCACGGGGCCTGGTTCCACCCCTACTCGTTCGTCGACCTCACCGTGGTGGGCTCACCGGACGGTACGGACGCGAGCGTGGACGCCTTCACCGTGGACGTGTCCTTCAAGGTCGCGGGGCGGCTGGTGGTGCCGGTGCGGGCGGTGTTCACCGCGCCCGAACCGCGCACGGTCGTCATGCACATCACCGAGGGCGAGGGGGCGGGGTCCGTGGTCGAGACGCACGCCGTCCCCCTGGGCCCGGACGACCGGGGACGGCCCCGCACGGCGGTCGTCGAGGCGGTGGTGGCGGCCTCCGACCGTCCGGGCTTCGCCGTCGCGCGGGGCGCGGCCCCGCTGCTGCGCCCGCTCGTACGGGCCGCGGCCGGCCGGCTGTGGCGCGACGACCTGGCCTACGCCGAGCGGCGCTGGGCGCTGCGCGCCACGGGGCGCTTCCCGGGCTGA
- a CDS encoding methyltransferase domain-containing protein: MTLLRDEDLAAAFDHAARGYDALVAANPGYHAQLRRSVRRLGLPRGGHGLRVLDLGCGTGASTAALAAVLPGARITAVDASAGMLERAAAKPWPDGVTFTRAPAEGLAEAGVKGPFDAVFAAYLFRNVSDPDAVLTGVRALLAPGGRLGVHEYTLGGRRVDRAVWTLVCRGIVQPAATALGDGALYRHLWRSVVEFDTAGRFADRLRAAGFDRVRCLPLPGWQTGITHTFVGLRPRTEPENER; encoded by the coding sequence ATGACCCTGCTGCGCGACGAGGACCTCGCCGCCGCGTTCGACCACGCCGCCCGCGGTTACGACGCCCTGGTGGCCGCCAACCCCGGCTACCACGCCCAGCTGCGCCGCTCGGTGCGCCGGCTCGGCCTGCCCCGCGGCGGCCACGGCCTGCGCGTACTGGACCTCGGCTGCGGCACCGGCGCGTCGACCGCCGCGCTCGCCGCCGTGCTGCCGGGGGCGCGGATCACCGCCGTGGACGCCTCCGCCGGCATGCTGGAGCGGGCCGCCGCCAAACCCTGGCCGGACGGCGTGACGTTCACCCGGGCGCCCGCGGAAGGGCTGGCGGAGGCGGGCGTGAAGGGCCCGTTCGACGCGGTGTTCGCCGCCTACCTGTTCCGCAACGTCTCCGATCCCGACGCCGTGCTCACCGGGGTGCGCGCGCTGCTCGCCCCCGGCGGACGGCTCGGCGTGCACGAGTACACCCTCGGCGGGCGCCGCGTGGACCGCGCGGTGTGGACCCTGGTGTGCCGCGGCATCGTCCAGCCGGCGGCCACCGCGCTGGGGGACGGCGCGCTCTACCGCCACCTGTGGCGCAGCGTCGTGGAGTTCGACACCGCCGGCCGTTTCGCGGACCGGCTGCGCGCGGCCGGTTTCGACCGCGTCCGCTGTCTGCCCCTGCCGGGCTGGCAGACGGGCATCACCCACACCTTCGTCGGCCTGCGGCCCCGCACGGAACCGGAGAACGAGCGATGA
- a CDS encoding phytoene/squalene synthase family protein: MTARELDAAGVTDPVLREAYDRCRRLNARHGRTYFLATRLLPVERRPAVHALYGFARWADDIVDALGTGVPAARRDAELSALQRELDKGLRDGDSGEPVVRALADTARRYGIDHAHFADFMAAMRSDLVVTDYATYADLRRYMHGSAAVIGLQMLPVLGTVVPRDEAAPHAAALGVAFQLTNFLRDVGEDLDRGRVYLPADLLAAHGADRALLRWSRDTGRRDRRITAALEEFEALTRGVYREAAPGLGMLDPVSRPCIRTAFVLYGGILDAVARDGYAVVHRRAVVPRRRRAAVAADGLARVAAARLRARGAGPRPDVPPPVPCGGPYPPVSEEVA, from the coding sequence ATGACCGCCCGGGAACTCGACGCGGCCGGCGTCACCGATCCGGTGCTGCGCGAGGCGTACGACCGGTGCCGCCGGCTCAACGCCCGGCACGGCCGGACGTACTTCCTCGCCACCCGGCTCCTGCCCGTCGAGCGCCGGCCGGCCGTGCACGCCCTGTACGGATTCGCCCGCTGGGCCGACGACATCGTCGACGCGCTCGGCACCGGGGTGCCGGCCGCGCGCCGCGACGCCGAACTGTCCGCGCTCCAGCGGGAGCTGGACAAGGGGCTGCGGGACGGCGACAGCGGCGAGCCGGTGGTGCGGGCCCTCGCCGACACGGCGCGCCGGTACGGCATCGACCACGCCCACTTCGCCGACTTCATGGCCGCCATGCGCTCCGACCTGGTGGTCACCGACTACGCCACCTACGCGGACCTGCGCCGGTACATGCACGGTTCCGCGGCGGTGATCGGGCTGCAGATGCTCCCGGTCCTGGGCACGGTCGTCCCCCGGGACGAGGCCGCGCCGCACGCGGCCGCCCTCGGGGTGGCCTTCCAGCTGACCAACTTCCTGCGCGACGTGGGCGAGGACCTCGACCGGGGGCGCGTGTACCTGCCCGCGGACCTGCTCGCCGCGCACGGCGCCGACCGGGCGCTGCTGCGGTGGAGCCGGGACACCGGGCGCCGCGACCGGCGCATCACCGCGGCGCTGGAGGAGTTCGAGGCGCTGACAAGGGGCGTGTACCGGGAGGCGGCGCCCGGCCTCGGGATGCTCGACCCGGTCTCCCGCCCCTGCATCCGCACCGCGTTCGTGCTGTACGGCGGCATCCTGGACGCCGTCGCCCGGGACGGGTACGCGGTGGTGCACCGCCGCGCGGTGGTCCCCCGCCGGCGCCGTGCCGCGGTCGCCGCCGACGGGCTGGCCCGGGTGGCCGCCGCCCGGCTGCGCGCCCGTGGCGCCGGGCCGCGCCCGGACGTCCCCCCGCCCGTCCCCTGCGGCGGGCCGTACCCGCCGGTTTCCGAGGAGGTCGCGTGA
- a CDS encoding lycopene cyclase family protein produces the protein MPEAEVAIVGAGAAGLSLAHRLSRTAPGRRAPSVVLVDAPPGPLRPPRRTWCFWEPGGGRFDAALTAAWRHLRVRPPSGTPVEGDIAPLRYKMIRSDDFEHLVAHDLAASTAVRRLEATVETVEDVHGGAHVHLRDADGRPDVLRARWVFDSRPPGSLPAARTTLLQHFHGWFVRTARPVLDPLTAELMDFRTPQPARGLSFGYLLPVSRREALVEYTEFSPRPLSAEEYEAAVRRYAEEVLRLGELEVLSTETGVIPMTDAPMPRQVGESVFRIGAAGGATRPSTGYTFAGIQRQTSAVAAALRRGRRPVPPPAHSARSRAMDAVLLRALDSGRTDGPALFSRLFSRVSMRHLLLFLDGRTRLHEDLAVGLHAPAGPMLRSALELPLLPRRPFEDGP, from the coding sequence GTGCCGGAGGCGGAGGTGGCCATCGTCGGGGCGGGAGCCGCCGGACTGTCCCTGGCCCATCGCCTGTCGCGAACCGCGCCGGGGAGACGCGCGCCGTCGGTCGTCCTGGTGGACGCCCCGCCCGGCCCGCTGCGCCCGCCGCGCCGGACGTGGTGCTTCTGGGAGCCCGGCGGGGGCCGCTTCGACGCCGCGCTCACGGCGGCCTGGCGGCACCTGAGGGTGCGTCCCCCCTCGGGCACGCCGGTCGAGGGGGACATCGCCCCGCTGCGCTACAAGATGATCCGGTCCGACGACTTCGAGCACCTGGTCGCGCACGACCTGGCCGCGAGCACGGCCGTACGGCGCCTGGAGGCGACCGTCGAGACCGTGGAGGACGTCCACGGGGGAGCCCACGTCCACCTGCGGGACGCCGACGGCCGGCCGGACGTCCTGCGCGCCCGCTGGGTCTTCGACTCGCGGCCCCCGGGCAGCCTGCCCGCCGCCCGCACCACGCTCCTGCAGCACTTCCACGGCTGGTTCGTGCGCACCGCCCGCCCGGTCCTCGACCCGCTCACCGCGGAACTGATGGACTTCCGCACCCCCCAGCCCGCGAGGGGCCTGTCGTTCGGCTACCTCCTGCCCGTGAGCCGCCGCGAGGCGCTGGTGGAGTACACGGAGTTCTCCCCGCGCCCCCTCTCGGCGGAGGAGTACGAGGCGGCGGTGCGGCGGTACGCCGAGGAGGTGCTCCGTCTCGGTGAACTCGAGGTCCTGTCCACCGAGACGGGCGTCATCCCGATGACCGACGCCCCGATGCCCCGGCAGGTGGGCGAGTCGGTCTTCCGCATCGGTGCCGCGGGCGGCGCCACCCGCCCCTCGACCGGCTACACCTTCGCCGGGATCCAGCGGCAGACGAGCGCCGTCGCCGCCGCCCTCCGCCGGGGCCGCCGCCCGGTGCCGCCGCCCGCGCACTCGGCCCGCTCCCGGGCCATGGACGCCGTACTGCTGCGCGCCCTGGACAGCGGCCGGACCGACGGCCCCGCGCTCTTCTCCCGCCTCTTCTCCCGCGTGTCCATGCGGCACCTCCTGCTCTTCCTCGACGGCCGCACCCGGCTCCACGAGGACCTCGCCGTCGGCCTGCACGCCCCCGCCGGCCCGATGCTCCGCTCGGCGCTGGAACTGCCCCTCCTGCCCCGCCGCCCGTTCGAGGACGGCCCCTGA
- a CDS encoding SRPBCC family protein — protein MAVRHRLIHTSPQTVWAVLADGSRYAEWVVGTSSSEPVRGQWPQLGAAIRYEVRLGPARLSNETVVRRCEPGEALELEAKAGPLGTARVAIEVRPWGEECLVFVDEHPLQGAGGTMHNVAVDVLIQLRHRAMLARLAKLCEAEAAEEERRRPLGQVVSPKPGAGGSRA, from the coding sequence GTGGCGGTTCGTCATCGTCTGATCCATACCAGCCCGCAGACCGTCTGGGCCGTCCTCGCGGACGGCAGCCGCTACGCCGAATGGGTGGTGGGGACCTCGTCGTCGGAGCCGGTGCGGGGACAGTGGCCGCAGCTCGGCGCGGCGATCCGCTACGAGGTGCGCCTCGGCCCCGCGCGCCTGTCCAACGAGACCGTCGTCCGGCGCTGCGAGCCGGGCGAGGCCCTGGAGCTCGAGGCCAAGGCGGGACCGCTCGGCACGGCGCGGGTCGCCATCGAGGTGCGGCCCTGGGGCGAGGAGTGCCTGGTGTTCGTGGACGAACACCCCCTGCAGGGAGCGGGCGGGACGATGCACAACGTGGCCGTGGACGTCCTGATCCAGCTGCGCCACCGCGCCATGCTCGCCCGGCTGGCGAAGCTCTGCGAGGCCGAGGCCGCCGAGGAGGAGCGGCGCCGCCCCCTGGGCCAGGTCGTGTCGCCGAAGCCCGGCGCGGGAGGGTCCCGTGCCTGA